A single Gemmatimonadota bacterium DNA region contains:
- the fabD gene encoding ACP S-malonyltransferase, whose protein sequence is MNVILLFPGQGSQKQGMGKDLAAAFPAARETFQRIDDALGFALSSLCFEGPQEELTLTKNAQPALYAHGAAAWAAVRDMLANRVVAAAGHSLGEFTAYHAAGSLELEPGATLVRKRGEIMFDIGSERPGTMAAILGHLNTPIDELCKQASRDAGLVVPANYNNDEQVVVSGEPAGVERVMELAKEAGAKRSLRLAVSGAFHSPLMEPTEIAFSGALRTTELTDPEFPVYTNVTADACTSGHEARALLLRQLTSPVRWSTEVRAMAAAHPDSLYVELGPGRVLGGLVSHLVPGARTIAVGAPADVDKLAEALG, encoded by the coding sequence ATGAACGTCATCCTGCTTTTTCCCGGACAGGGATCACAGAAGCAAGGAATGGGAAAGGATCTCGCAGCCGCGTTCCCCGCAGCGCGCGAGACGTTTCAGCGCATCGACGATGCGCTCGGTTTCGCACTCAGCTCGCTCTGCTTCGAGGGACCGCAGGAAGAGCTGACACTCACCAAGAACGCGCAGCCTGCGCTGTACGCGCATGGCGCTGCTGCGTGGGCCGCCGTGCGCGACATGCTCGCCAACCGGGTGGTTGCGGCTGCGGGCCATTCGCTCGGCGAGTTCACAGCCTACCATGCTGCCGGATCGCTCGAGCTGGAACCCGGAGCGACGCTCGTCCGGAAACGTGGCGAGATCATGTTCGACATCGGATCGGAGCGTCCAGGCACGATGGCAGCCATACTCGGCCACCTGAACACGCCGATCGACGAACTCTGCAAGCAGGCGTCGCGCGATGCCGGCCTCGTCGTGCCAGCCAATTACAACAACGACGAGCAGGTGGTCGTTTCCGGCGAGCCAGCCGGCGTCGAGCGCGTAATGGAGCTGGCGAAGGAAGCGGGCGCCAAGCGATCGCTGCGACTAGCGGTGAGTGGCGCATTTCACTCGCCGTTGATGGAGCCTACGGAGATCGCATTCAGCGGCGCGCTTCGCACTACCGAACTCACCGATCCGGAATTCCCCGTCTACACCAACGTGACAGCCGACGCGTGCACGAGCGGCCACGAAGCCCGCGCGCTGCTGCTTCGGCAGTTGACCTCTCCCGTGCGCTGGTCGACCGAGGTTCGCGCCATGGCCGCTGCGCATCCTGATTCGCTGTATGTCGAACTGGGGCCGGGCAGGGTTCTCGGCGGGCTCGTATCGCATCTCGTGCCGGGCGCACGCACCATCGCGGTCGGCGCGCCCGCAGACGTCGACAAGCTTGCGGAGGCTCTGGGATGA
- a CDS encoding acyl carrier protein: MADNSEKVKDIIANELGVEREKLTDGASFIDDLGADSLDIVELVMEFEKEFNIEIPDEDAEKLRTVGDALAYLNGKVAA; this comes from the coding sequence ATGGCCGACAATTCGGAGAAGGTAAAGGACATTATCGCCAACGAGCTTGGCGTGGAGCGCGAGAAGCTGACCGATGGCGCGTCATTCATCGACGATCTCGGTGCTGACAGCCTCGACATCGTCGAGCTGGTGATGGAATTCGAGAAGGAATTCAACATCGAAATTCCCGACGAAGACGCAGAGAAACTGCGCACCGTTGGTGATGCGCTCGCGTATCTGAACGGAAAGGTCGCTGCGTAA
- the fabF gene encoding beta-ketoacyl-ACP synthase II has product MARRVVVTGMGVVTPVGNSVAATWEALKAGTSGVAPITKFDASKFPVRFAAEVKDFNPGEYMERKEVKRSDVYTQYAVAAAKMAMADAGLSDPAAAGIDPDRIGVIIGSGIGGLKSFEEQHDVYRELGPSKISPFFIPMFIADIAAGIVSMQFNAKGPNYATVSACATSAHAIGDAYRTIQYGDADVMITGGAEATVTPMAIGGFANMKALSERNDSPSTASRPFDATRDGFVMGEGAGIVILEELEHARERGATIYAEIVGYGATGDAYHLTAPAPDGEGAQRAMKRAMRDAGLEPRDIQYINAHGTSTPANDLNETRAIKAVFGEYAKGLNVSSTKSATGHMLGAAGAVEFVVSALVVREGVIPPTINYEHPDPELDLNFTPNVAVTRAVTAALSNSFGFGGHNVSLAVRRFEG; this is encoded by the coding sequence ATGGCGCGTAGGGTCGTCGTCACCGGCATGGGCGTTGTCACGCCCGTCGGCAACTCCGTGGCGGCGACTTGGGAAGCTCTCAAGGCTGGCACGTCCGGCGTCGCGCCGATCACCAAATTCGACGCGAGCAAGTTTCCCGTGCGGTTTGCAGCCGAGGTCAAGGATTTCAACCCTGGCGAGTACATGGAGCGCAAGGAAGTCAAACGCTCCGATGTGTACACTCAGTATGCCGTCGCCGCCGCTAAAATGGCGATGGCGGATGCCGGGCTCAGCGACCCTGCGGCGGCCGGAATCGATCCGGACCGGATCGGCGTCATCATAGGATCCGGAATCGGCGGCCTGAAGAGCTTCGAAGAGCAGCACGACGTGTATCGGGAGTTGGGCCCGAGCAAGATCAGCCCTTTCTTCATCCCGATGTTCATCGCGGACATCGCCGCCGGGATAGTCTCGATGCAGTTCAATGCAAAGGGACCGAACTACGCGACCGTTTCCGCATGCGCGACGTCCGCGCACGCGATCGGCGACGCGTACAGAACGATCCAGTACGGTGACGCCGACGTGATGATCACCGGCGGCGCCGAAGCCACGGTTACGCCGATGGCGATTGGCGGCTTTGCCAACATGAAGGCGCTTTCGGAGCGCAACGATTCCCCGTCCACCGCGTCCCGTCCGTTCGACGCGACACGCGACGGCTTCGTCATGGGTGAAGGCGCCGGCATCGTCATACTCGAAGAACTCGAGCACGCGCGTGAGCGCGGTGCGACCATCTACGCCGAGATCGTCGGCTATGGTGCGACCGGTGATGCGTATCACCTCACCGCACCGGCACCGGACGGCGAAGGTGCTCAGCGCGCAATGAAGCGTGCGATGCGCGATGCCGGGCTCGAGCCACGCGATATCCAGTACATCAACGCACACGGCACCTCCACGCCGGCCAACGATCTCAACGAAACGCGCGCCATCAAGGCCGTGTTCGGCGAGTATGCGAAGGGTCTCAACGTCAGTTCCACCAAGTCTGCGACCGGCCACATGCTGGGCGCCGCTGGTGCCGTTGAATTCGTCGTCTCCGCACTGGTTGTCCGCGAAGGCGTGATTCCACCGACCATCAACTACGAGCATCCGGATCCGGAGCTCGATCTCAACTTCACGCCTAATGTCGCGGTCACGCGGGCTGTAACCGCTGCGCTGAGCAACAGCTTCGGCTTCGGCGGTCACAACGTCAGCCTGGCTGTCCGTCGCTTCGAGGGGTAA
- the fabG gene encoding 3-oxoacyl-[acyl-carrier-protein] reductase, whose product MTIQIDLTGRNALVTGSTRGIGRAIANTLAECGARVAVVGRDLERSQSVAAEIGGGALGFAADVGDIAAVTRLVADVEAAFGGIDILVNNAGLTRDNLLMRIKDDDWNTVIDANLRGAFVAIRAATRGMMKRRWGRVINITSIVGINGNKGQANYAASKAGLIGLTKSVARELGSRNILANAVAPGFIDTEMTAAMTPEARSAMAGQIPLERLGAPMDVAGAVAFLASDLASYITGQVLVVDGGMI is encoded by the coding sequence ATGACCATTCAGATCGATCTTACCGGGCGAAATGCGCTGGTCACTGGCAGCACGCGCGGCATCGGCCGTGCGATCGCGAATACGCTCGCCGAGTGCGGAGCGCGTGTCGCGGTGGTGGGCCGTGACCTGGAGCGAAGTCAGTCGGTTGCCGCGGAGATCGGTGGCGGCGCGCTGGGCTTCGCCGCGGACGTCGGCGACATTGCAGCCGTCACAAGGCTCGTGGCGGATGTGGAGGCGGCGTTCGGCGGGATCGACATTCTCGTCAACAACGCCGGACTCACGCGCGACAACCTGCTGATGCGCATCAAGGACGACGACTGGAACACGGTCATCGACGCAAATCTGCGCGGCGCTTTCGTCGCGATCCGCGCGGCGACGCGCGGCATGATGAAGCGTCGCTGGGGGCGGGTGATCAACATCACCAGCATCGTCGGAATCAACGGCAACAAGGGGCAGGCGAACTACGCTGCCAGCAAGGCCGGTCTGATCGGCCTCACCAAATCGGTCGCCAGGGAGCTTGGCTCACGCAACATCCTGGCGAACGCTGTAGCACCCGGCTTCATCGACACGGAGATGACCGCCGCGATGACGCCGGAAGCGCGGTCGGCGATGGCCGGCCAGATCCCGCTGGAACGCCTAGGGGCTCCCATGGATGTCGCCGGAGCGGTCGCTTTTCTCGCGTCCGACCTGGCATCGTACATCACAGGACAGGTCCTGGTCGTGGACGGCGGGATGATCTGA